A portion of the Gasterosteus aculeatus chromosome 12, fGasAcu3.hap1.1, whole genome shotgun sequence genome contains these proteins:
- the LOC120812074 gene encoding RING finger protein 148 yields the protein MGKKTQRSLLLLLCLSGLARCSASFLFWTAVVELTYSDGKNGTVDKYCQCGVYGRNSLLVKAEGVVTLPKGDPMGCSSGTVYNRNSSNPPWIALVKRGNCTFSEKINAAKRQGADAVVVYNTDGSGNSTTHMGHWDAADIVAIMVGNSQGLEIVRLVSNGTEVMMQIDVGSPHGPWMDTYWLYFLSIAFFIVTAASIAYFVFISANRLYSLNAHRRADRRLKSEAKRAIGRLQVRKLKASDEETASDSHVCAVCIESYKAGDVVTVLTCDHIFHKACIEPWLLERRTCPMCKCDILKALGVDEETKGSLSAESPPEVTVITVAGGEPMYEVPLADRPGPDPDSLQHHYDNRAFEEDSAAGRR from the coding sequence ATGGGTAAGAAGACTCAACGCTCCCTGCTGCTTTTGCTGTGTCTGTCAGGGCTCGCTCGCTGTTCggcttcctttttgttttggacGGCCGTGGTGGAGCTGACCTACTCTGACGGAAAGAACGGGACCGTGGACAAGTACTGCCAGTGCGGCGTGTACGGTCGCAACTCTCTCCTGGTGAAAGCCGAGGGCGTTGTCACCCTTCCCAAGGGAGACCCCATGGGCTGCAGCTCAGGTACCGTCTACAATCGCAATTCCAGCAACCCGCCCTGGATAGCCCTGGTTAAAAGGGGCAACTGCACCTTCAGCGAGAAGATCAACGCCGCCAAACGCCAAGGCGCGGACGCCGTGGTCGTGTATAACACGGACGGCAGCGGCAACAGCACCACTCACATGGGGCACTGGGACGCCGCCGACATTGTGGCCATCATGGTTGGCAATTCGCAGGGCCTGGAGATTGTGCGTTTGGTGAGCAACGGGACAGAGGTGATGATGCAGATCGATGTAGGCAGCCCTCACGGACCCTGGATGGACACGTACTGGCTTTACTTTCTCTCCATCGCCTTCTTCATCGTGACGGCCGCCTCCATCGCCTACTTTGTGTTCATCTCCGCCAACCGGCTCTACAGTCTGAACGCGCACAGGCGCGCCGACAGGAGGCTGAAGTCGGAGGCCAAGCGGGCGATCGGCCGCCTGCAGGTGCGCAAACTCAAGGCGTCGGACGAGGAAACGGCCTCCGACTCTCACGTGTGCGCCGTGTGCATCGAGTCCTACAAGGCAGGGGATGTGGTGACGGTGCTGACGTGCGACCACATCTTCCACAAAGCCTGCATCGAGCCCTGGCTGCTGGAGAGGAGGACCTGCCCCATGTGTAAGTGCGACATCCTGAAGGCCCTGGGGGTTGACGAGGAAACAAAAGGGAGCCTTTCTGCCGAGTCACCACCAGAGGTCACTGTGATCACGGTGGCAGGAGGAGAACCCATGTACGAGGTCCCACTGGCAGACCGGCCAGGCCCCGACCCGGACAGCCTTCAGCATCACTATGACAACAGGGCCTTCGAGGAGGACTCGGCGGCTGGGAGAAGATGA